The region ACAGAGAACTATTAGTCCAAAACtcaacaacattaatatttttttattgtagtaaAGGTAAAATGTTCGAAAGATTCTAAAATACTTGCTAATTTATCTCACACAAAAGTGATCACAACTTGACCGGAAAATTTCTTCAACTTCAGCAACTTACCATAACTTCCAGTTGGCTTTACCTGTAGTTGTCCTTTCACTGGTGCTATTGTCATTTTCTTGAGCACCGGGGATGCAGCTAGTATGAATGCCAAAAAAGAAAGCTCCTTTTTAGTACCCAAAAAACCATCAAACCTTACCATGTGAAGTTGATCAAAGATAAATTCTGAATTCCTGATCACATATTCCCACATGTTCGGTAAATCTTCTTGTGAAGAGATTGTCTATTGACAAAAT is a window of Dioscorea cayenensis subsp. rotundata cultivar TDr96_F1 unplaced genomic scaffold, TDr96_F1_v2_PseudoChromosome.rev07_lg8_w22 25.fasta BLBR01001010.1, whole genome shotgun sequence DNA encoding:
- the LOC120255460 gene encoding uncharacterized protein LOC120255460, with the translated sequence MISEYALFCFVEKAKAIQSLEIKTISSQEDLPNMWEYVIRNSEFIFDQLHMVRFDGFLGTKKELSFLAFILAASPVLKKMTIAPVKGQLQVKPTGSYGKLLKLKKFSGQVVITFV